One Phaseolus vulgaris cultivar G19833 chromosome 4, P. vulgaris v2.0, whole genome shotgun sequence DNA window includes the following coding sequences:
- the LOC137837968 gene encoding 2-oxoglutarate and iron-dependent oxygenase domain-containing protein CP2-like isoform X2, whose protein sequence is MSLHGSDRRDTSSAGGNGTVAAASLRLRLNPNKEHKPDGYEDLQLDFSPNIFSSLERYLPPSMLNVPRDDKAKFMREILLKYLPLGERSRSQKHREYRQKIIENYQPLHRELYSVNPATFFVPSFLRAINDNTEQSFRSIMSEPSPGIFLFDIFQTNFCELLLSEIENFEKWVTETKFRIMRPNTMNKYGAVLDDFGLETMLDKLMEGFIRPLSRVLFAEVGGATLDSHHGFVVEYGKDRDVDLGFHVDDSEVTLNVCLGKQFSGGELFFRGIRCEKHVNTGSRPEEIFDYSHVPGQAVLHRGRHRHGARATTSGNRVNLLLWCRSSVFREMKRYQKDFSSWCGECSREKKERQRSTIAATKLHQ, encoded by the exons ATGTCGCTACACGGCAGCGACCGCCGTGATACGTCGAGCGCCGGCGGAAACGGCACCGTGGCGGCGGCGAGCCTGAGGCTGCGGCTGAACCCTAACAAGGAGCATAAACCAGATGGCTACGAGGACCTGCAGTTGGATTTCAGCCCTAACATCTTCAGCTCCTTGGAGAGGTACCTCCCTCCGAGCATGCTCAACGTGCCTCGTGACGATAAGGCCAAGTTCATGCGCGAGATTCTGCTCAAGTATCTACCCCTCGGGGAACGCAGCAGA TCTCAAAAGCATAGAGAATACAGACAGAAGATAATAGAAAATTATCAG CCTCTTCATCGGGAGTTGTACTCTGTGAATCCTGCTACATTCTTTGTCCCTTCATTTCTGAGAGCAATTAATGATAATACTGAGCAAAGCTTTAGAAGTATAATGTCTGAACCCTCTCCaggcatttttttatttgacatATTTCAGACCAACTTTTGTGAGTTATTGCTATCTGAG ATTGAAAATTTTGAGAAGTGGGTGACTGAAACAAAGTTTCGGATCATGCGTCCCAATACAATGAATAAATATGGTGCTGTACTTGATGACTTTGGACTTGAAACAATGCTTGACAAGCTTATGGAAGGTTTTATTCGTCCTTTATCCAGAG TCTTATTTGCGGAAGTTGGTGGGGCAACCCTGGATTCTCATCATGGTTTTGTTGTAGAATATGGTAAAGATAGAGATGTTGACCTGG GTTTCCATGTGGATGACTCAGAAGTAACCTTGAATGTTTGCTTGGGTAAGCAATTTTCTGGAGGGGAATTGTTTTTTCGGGGCATACGATGTGAAAAACATGTAAATACTGGAAGTCGTccagag GAGATCTTTGATTATTCTCATGTTCCTGGACAAGCTGTGCTTCATCGTGGTCGTCATCGCCATGGTGCTAGAGCTACAACATCCGGTAATCGGGTCAACCTACTTCTGTGGTGCAGAAG TTCTGTCTTTAGGGAGATGAAACGGTATCAAAAAGATTTTTCCAGCTGGTGTGGCGAGTGCAGTCGTGAGAAAAAGGAAAGGCAACGCTCAACAATTGCTGCTACCAAATTG CATCAATGA
- the LOC137837968 gene encoding 2-oxoglutarate and iron-dependent oxygenase domain-containing protein CP2-like isoform X1: MSLHGSDRRDTSSAGGNGTVAAASLRLRLNPNKEHKPDGYEDLQLDFSPNIFSSLERYLPPSMLNVPRDDKAKFMREILLKYLPLGERSRSQKHREYRQKIIENYQPLHRELYSVNPATFFVPSFLRAINDNTEQSFRSIMSEPSPGIFLFDIFQTNFCELLLSEIENFEKWVTETKFRIMRPNTMNKYGAVLDDFGLETMLDKLMEGFIRPLSRVLFAEVGGATLDSHHGFVVEYGKDRDVDLGFHVDDSEVTLNVCLGKQFSGGELFFRGIRCEKHVNTGSRPEEIFDYSHVPGQAVLHRGRHRHGARATTSGNRVNLLLWCRSSVFREMKRYQKDFSSWCGECSREKKERQRSTIAATKLELFRREGESTA; encoded by the exons ATGTCGCTACACGGCAGCGACCGCCGTGATACGTCGAGCGCCGGCGGAAACGGCACCGTGGCGGCGGCGAGCCTGAGGCTGCGGCTGAACCCTAACAAGGAGCATAAACCAGATGGCTACGAGGACCTGCAGTTGGATTTCAGCCCTAACATCTTCAGCTCCTTGGAGAGGTACCTCCCTCCGAGCATGCTCAACGTGCCTCGTGACGATAAGGCCAAGTTCATGCGCGAGATTCTGCTCAAGTATCTACCCCTCGGGGAACGCAGCAGA TCTCAAAAGCATAGAGAATACAGACAGAAGATAATAGAAAATTATCAG CCTCTTCATCGGGAGTTGTACTCTGTGAATCCTGCTACATTCTTTGTCCCTTCATTTCTGAGAGCAATTAATGATAATACTGAGCAAAGCTTTAGAAGTATAATGTCTGAACCCTCTCCaggcatttttttatttgacatATTTCAGACCAACTTTTGTGAGTTATTGCTATCTGAG ATTGAAAATTTTGAGAAGTGGGTGACTGAAACAAAGTTTCGGATCATGCGTCCCAATACAATGAATAAATATGGTGCTGTACTTGATGACTTTGGACTTGAAACAATGCTTGACAAGCTTATGGAAGGTTTTATTCGTCCTTTATCCAGAG TCTTATTTGCGGAAGTTGGTGGGGCAACCCTGGATTCTCATCATGGTTTTGTTGTAGAATATGGTAAAGATAGAGATGTTGACCTGG GTTTCCATGTGGATGACTCAGAAGTAACCTTGAATGTTTGCTTGGGTAAGCAATTTTCTGGAGGGGAATTGTTTTTTCGGGGCATACGATGTGAAAAACATGTAAATACTGGAAGTCGTccagag GAGATCTTTGATTATTCTCATGTTCCTGGACAAGCTGTGCTTCATCGTGGTCGTCATCGCCATGGTGCTAGAGCTACAACATCCGGTAATCGGGTCAACCTACTTCTGTGGTGCAGAAG TTCTGTCTTTAGGGAGATGAAACGGTATCAAAAAGATTTTTCCAGCTGGTGTGGCGAGTGCAGTCGTGAGAAAAAGGAAAGGCAACGCTCAACAATTGCTGCTACCAAATTG GAGTTGTTCAGGAGGGAAGGTGAATCCACTGCATAA